The Aureibacter tunicatorum genome includes a window with the following:
- the prfH gene encoding peptide chain release factor H has product MKSNNIQEFRLQITSGRGPAECCWVTAQLLKYLIKLFESKNTECEVIHREKGPMNGTLNSAVLQVKGINIYDDAEFWNGTVQWIGRSQYRPLHKRKNWFVGVKCLTHDASENSLKDSDLHFQAIRSGGPGGQHANKVSSAVRITHKPTSIQVVASDQRSQHMNKKIAKERLQKLLEQQNKNQILELKMDDWLNHCQLERGNPIRIFEGRNFNIKK; this is encoded by the coding sequence TGGAAGAGGGCCGGCAGAATGTTGCTGGGTGACAGCGCAATTATTAAAATACCTGATCAAACTCTTTGAAAGTAAAAATACTGAATGCGAAGTTATTCATCGGGAAAAAGGCCCAATGAATGGCACTTTGAACTCAGCTGTGCTTCAAGTGAAAGGCATAAATATTTACGATGATGCTGAATTTTGGAATGGAACGGTTCAGTGGATTGGAAGAAGTCAATATAGACCCCTTCATAAACGAAAGAACTGGTTTGTAGGAGTCAAATGCTTGACTCATGATGCTTCTGAAAACTCTTTGAAAGATAGCGATCTGCATTTTCAAGCTATCAGATCCGGAGGTCCCGGAGGACAACATGCCAATAAAGTAAGTAGCGCTGTGCGCATAACACACAAGCCGACAAGCATTCAAGTTGTCGCCAGTGATCAAAGATCCCAACATATGAATAAAAAAATCGCTAAAGAAAGATTGCAAAAGCTATTGGAACAACAGAATAAGAATCAAATATTAGAACTCAAAATGGATGACTGGCTCAATCACTGTCAACTTGAGCGAGGCAACCCAATACGAATATTTGAAGGCAGAAATTTTAACATAAAAAAATAA